Within the Glycine max cultivar Williams 82 chromosome 12, Glycine_max_v4.0, whole genome shotgun sequence genome, the region AGAATTGAGATAAAGGATCTGATCTCTAAGGTTTTAAGTGTGTGTTTGGTGTCGCACTGCATAAAGAGCAAATGGATTATCTTTCTACATTGTATAACTTGtactttttcatgttttttatgcAATTTTTGCCACTACTCCACCATGTATCCAAGCATGTTGCAAGAATGTGTTAGATTTCATGGTGGGAATAAtcataattgattttggtttcaatcaaatttgattttatgaaattataaatatttggttataattagataaaattatctTTGCTTAAAAACTCGATTTGACTAGAAGCAATTAAAAGTAACTTTtgcattaacataaaaaatttacaccaAATTTTATTGCAAACTTGCTTTTAAGATAAAagtatacaaatataaatttgtttactttttaaataaaataaactttacaGAAtagattttattcaaaattaatctatattattataaaaattgtctACCTGTTCATCCATGTGTTGTTATTTAGTGTAATTTAGGCTCTCACTCTCTTTACTTTTTGTCTGCTGGTTTTGCCGTGTTGATGTTGGAGTTGCACAGGTTGAGCGTGCACAAGGCCAGTCCAAGACTAAAACAACCAAAGTTCAAAGCTTTAAACCCACCCACCAAATATAATTTaccataaagtaaaaaatattacatgttgacaaaaaaagtcacctatattaataaaaagatcCAGCATATAACCTTTCATTTAAAGTAAACAAAGTcttcttaaaatttgttttaggtCTCACTAAAAATTAGATCAGTTCTATGTAATTAAATAGGTGTGCCgtctaattttacaaaatattaatcTAAATATACAGTAAAAAGTTATCTACGACCGCGATTTCATTCACACTGTCAAGACTTTTTAACTCTCAGATTGTATTGCGACCACTATTGCAGTTGCATTAACCATATTTATCtgcaatttcttataattttaaggaTTGCAATGAAATCGTGACGGGAATTTAAAACTTTGGTGATTTAAATTTACAGTTGAGATAAAGGACCCAGTACTGGTCATATTGCCAATACCAAAAAACATGTTATTGTTGGAGATTCACGTACACTAAACAGAAAGGTAATAAAAATTCCATAAAGTTTAACCACTCAACGTTTTATGTTTCGAATATTGTTCTCCTAGACAATAATTATGTTTTGGCGTATATTTTACAGAAACACTATTTAAACCAATCATACTCTACCAAACACCCCTTCTTTAGTTACATGtccaaaaatgatttatataattaatatcaaaACAATATAAACGACATAAGTGCAAATGCACTGACCAGCAAGAGGTCAACGAGTTCATGCAATCCAAACAAACACTAAATGACAGAAAGGATTCCCTAATGTTCACCCCGGCTAACCTAATTTGGGAACTTCGAGTTTTGATAAATTTAGCAATGTTATGTGTTACATCGGTTTCCATCAGATGCACCCATTAAAGtaaaatgaagattaaatttgCATGACAGTTCAGCTAGTGAATTGACCTATCAGAATATACTTTGATTCTATTATATTTCTTCTAAGAAATACTTGCAATACACATACtactaatatatatactttctccATGTGATATTATGAGTAACACCAGTTAAACAAAAATTGAGACTCAAGTTATGAAACAGGTCGGTTTGTGAATGTTAATAATCTCatcaccttttgttttcttAGTCCTATATGtaacttaatttcttctttttttttatgatgatattgatacgTAATTGTTctattttatatctaaaaatCAATTAGAAGTTGAATCATCGATAATCAGGGACACAAATCGTTATTATTGGTATTAGCCATAATTAGTATGTAGCTTAACATCTGatattaagattttattttactttattttttagaaatggtCCTCCTTAGTCCTTATTTGATGCTTAAATCAATCAATGTCGAGCTTTAAATATAACAAGTTTATTCGTTCCCCCATATCTCTAATCAACCTTTATGCACCTGACACGCACCTGATTTCAATCATTTTGATTCTAACAAGTTGATTAATGAATAtatacaaaaacacaaaaaactaCTTGAAGGAAAGGTTGGAAAATTCCTAAGCATTAATAAGCTTCACAAAATATGCTACTATCAAGCTTCTaatcaagtatttttttcaagaaCCAGATTCGTTTTAAACTGATTCCCCTCTCTGAATGTAGGCTTTGGCTAATAAAATCTTCTTGTACTACTTCATTTCGTGGTTCGAAAGCAGACGGGCCACAAGACCTTCCAACTTTTGGCAATTCAGATTCCCTTATTAGCTACAACCCACTACCCTGAGCAATATATAAGCATAGCACCAGCTGCATATTCTTACAGAACCTTTCccttcaactaaaaaaaataactcctTGTTCTTTTTTCCCTTATCATTaatctttctcttccttttctagCTAGCAAAGTGCAACATTACAATCCTTCTTAGGCTCTTAGTATCCAACAAAAGCCTAGATTATCATTTTATCAGTCATGGCGTCAAGCTCTCTCAGCAAACAAAAGGCTTCTGACTCCTCTTGGACACCAAAACAGAACAAGCTGTTTGAAAAAGCACTTGCAAAATATGACAAGGATACCCCTGACCGATGGCAGAATGTAGCCAAAGCAGTAGGTGGAAAATCTGCAGATGAAGTTAAGAGACACTATGAAATCCTCTTGGAGGATCTGAGACACATTGAGTCTGGTCATGTTCCTCTTCCCAAGTACAAGTCCACAGGAAGCAGCACCAATGTTGAGGAAGAAGAGAGGTAATTAATGCATCCAAACAATAACTCTACTTCCATCTTTTTTAATACAACAAATCATATACTTACCATTAACTAACTATTTTTCACAGTCCCTTCTAAATTCTAATCCTTCTCACGCATGCATTATTCCATTCTTTGTCACTTCTTAATAGCTATTCTCTATACATAATGTGAGACAAAGGGGATTCACTTACGTTGTAGTTCAACACACATAAAGATCATTTCAATATTGCAAAACCATATTTGATACAAAACAATTCATCCTAATATAAAAAAGGTGCAGCTGATGACTTCTGTAGCATTGCCCTGCAACTGGGTCACTAgacagaaaggaaaagaagagacCACTAACTAAAATCATTGACaccttttttcaatttttgaatgTTTTTACACGTCACGTAACTTTGTTTCTAGAAGCACCATTTTCTTGCACCGATGAGACATACAAATGAATTGTTATGCGCCACATATTTTTTCAGTTTCAAAATTCCACACTCAATTATTTAGTTACCTATTCAATTTGACAGCTTAGCAAAGGCAAAATTAGGTGTAACTGCTTTcactaaaaaacattttttatgttatactattttttttaaaatttgtggcGAACACTATTAATTACACTGATTGAAGTCAAGTAACAAAAATATTGTTGCACTGCATAAGTGGATTATGTTGAAATATGATTGAAGTTCAAATATTTCAACAGTCGAAAGTTATAACTCAAGATTATGTAgcaattattttacttttctttagcTGGAGATTATTATGTCACATTGCAATAGCAATCCAAATGATCAGGAGCATGACAAAACATATGATCTTAACTGGGACCTAATGAATCACTTaccataaacaaaaattaacttattctAGCCTAATGACCAGAACAAAAACAAGGACCTAAAACTTCTATCACAATCAGACAGATAAGTCCCTCTCACTTGGATAAATCACGTGATCATTTGGTGACAACAAATTGACTCAGTCATACCAAACGTCTTCTCTTGTAGTCTGCATTTTTGTCACAATTTGGTGTTCTTGTTAGTTTGATATTTTCTTATACACgcatgtttgattttattttaattattatttggttATCCCAGGCTTCTGAAGTATCTTAAACTGAATTGATGGAAGCAATGTTTATGTTATCCTCAGCTATTGGCAGAATTTATGTGGCCATCCTTGAATCTGCGGAAATATCTTCCCTCTCTGTTCTATTTCCTGCCATTGTAATTTAGattgtttcaaatttcaatgaatTATCCTATTCTAGAAACAGCACAGGTTCTTAACCAGGATATTCTCCCCATCCAACCTCTCTCCACACCCTTTAAAAAggattaacaaattaaaaaaaaagaaaaagaaaaaaaggaggaCTTGCCTATAGTATTAGAATAACAGCAAACACAACTAGGATGCAAGGTTAACACCCACGGGTATAGGACACACGCAGAAAAAGTATTACCTAGTCTAgaccaattttcaattttttatatacaccTAATCATGTCTGCTTATTTAAGAAGAAAGAATTAATAACGTACTACGtgaaaattatatgtaaatcctaataatataatattttttcaatgttgagagatttaatttaattaattgaataaaatatgtgaattattataaatttcaataaattattttttttcttactgatcaaaaataaaataatgatttctCCGATACCGAAATTAAAGAGATGTTATAAACCGCTTACTGTATCCTATTAAAGAAGCTGCTTCagaatttgtattatttatcagaaacaaaataaaaagagaaaagtgaAAAGTGGCTTGATTTTGTAGCTTAGTACAATAGTACCCAGTCCATTAATATATTCCCTCGTACAAATCAAATGAACGCAGCTCTACCCCATCTTCACGTGAACCATTTTTTCTTGTTCAAGATCGTAGATGGCTTTAACCTTAATCTGAGTTTCATTTGGTTTTCGTAACCTTAAACTCTTACAAATTACGAGTTTTGGTAGAAGGACCAAAATAAACCAGTATTATAAACAAAAGTAATCCTTGTCTAGCTAGCTGCTAAGATACCAATATACTCAAAGGAATGCTTGTGATTAAGGacagaaaaaatcataaaacaagacatgcaaTGATGTAAAACTAACAGGCATATCAAATGAAATCACCGTCACACAAATTTCAACTCTGACAATGATTATCaacctttaaaattattgtcaCACGTTGATTAGACAGTTGACGCAACAGAGGTAAAACTATCATAACAATGATACACTTACgataatttatatgatattatattttatatttatttttctcttttactctattttattatattttcaatttaaatttatcttttctttctttctctcttataattgtatattttattgtataatttattataaaaaaataatgttatactCTTCTCAAATCttaattaagtattattttgaaaataattttattttatttatattttatctttaatgacTCATTGATTCTCATGATATTAATCACATGACcttcaaaatagaaaaagaatatttccatttaaaaagttttcataaaattgaaatCTTTCATCATTTAGCATGAAAAGTAGTTTaagaaataaagtttattttctaaataaaattaagaaaataaataaagttaactGAAATTCTTAGTACGAATTACTactagtttcttttatttttccttatattttaaatatgatggAGTAGGCTTACAACCATAAAGCAAGGATCCTCGAAGATCAAACTTAACATTTGGAATTTGAAAGGAGCCCAACCCACATTAATTTGTGGATCCTAATCACCCTAGAAGTTTGTTGATCTTTTTATACCATCTTTACGAGATGGAAAATGCCTTATCGTACGAATGCTATTTCGTACTAATGACACGAATGACGTGGCCTCTACAAAGGTTGAGTACGAAACTTACCAAAAACTAATCTAGTTAGTTTTAAATGCTAATAAGTTAAAATGTTGAGAGGATTCTAAAATCAAACCTCAATATCCCACTAATCATAATATTATCGTAGTATCCGCCCAATAACTGTGGAAGCCTTcccaacatcaacaacaaaagcCACATCctgattaaaagagaaaaaagatctAATGTAGAGATGTAATTTGAATTAAGTTTGGCTAAATCCTTGATTCaactcaattaaatttgaatgaatttatttggatcaattttaaaataaaataaaaaaacttaactcAAAACGATTCATTTGTAAACATTTAGATTGAATTGAATTAAGAgtcaaaacaattaattttatctatttcttttttaacacCATATTTtgtataagttaaaaaattttattaaaaaataataatttgtaataccATCCCATCTCACTCTATTTCACTAACTTCTATTTATCCATTTATCCTATCTATCCATTTATCCCAATAATATTcaagataaaaaatttcaatagacacaataaaaaggaatttttaatacttttctaCCAAAATCAATAAAACATTAGGAGATCTACTGATGAATAGATGggacatatttttaatataacaacCAACCCAATTGCAGCGTGGAAAAATTTTATCCAATCACACTGGAAACGAAACTTGGGAAATaagattgaaattaaataattttttatagcatTGGGGGAAAGATGGGGTGGATTTCTGATTGAGGCATTCAGCCCAAAAAAAGGCTAGGCGTGACGAGATTGGGTATGTGGGGGGAGCACATATCAGTGGCATTGTGAGAGTGAGAGCAAGATTAGTCAtcaaggaaattgaaattgtcgGACTTCCTTTGATTCGAATTGAAATTGCGTACAAAAAACTGATTTTGGCGTGACAACAAATACATGCGAGTGTATAaacacttttttaaataaatctctaaaactttatttccatcttagttaattttaaaattcttaagaaTTATGTCAATAGACCCTTCTATAAGTTGGGGCTAAGTAACAAAGAACAAATCATGCCCCTATTTTTAGATTCAATCTTaagcattgaatttttttttaaaaaaaatactttctttataattttcgaccttttaaaataaaaaaatgtaaaagattaGAATCATAAATCTGGCTTActcttattttatgtatttatatattatctGTTTATATTGAAAAAGTCATCAACTTTGTTGTAATTTGTTTCTTGTTAATCATACATCTTAATGTTGTACATTTGTTCTTTTGTTAGATATTTATCATTGTTTATCATTGTTAAGTGCGTGTTTCAAAGACCAAGGATTAAATGTTGCTCAAATTAATTACGGGTAGACATTCGTGATTTGACTCCTTTTGTACGGCGtattactgactctttaattagaGACAAATTCACATCAGTTCTTAAGTTACATTGTCTCGCTATAACAATTACAGTCTACTATATATTTGACTGTCTAGGAACaaactgatttttgaagattatcaattttttgtaaGAGGTTATTagtaagattaagtttcttatgtatagacaagcgcacctattgcatttgttttagcatcttgatataggtcttcttgtattagggagacttttgattttctctagcTGCGTGTATGCCccgtttattgttgtatcattttgggtttaatataatttacattttttccaaaaaaaatgttgcTCAACTTAAGGTGGTTTGGAAACAGAAAAACGTCCATGCTAACATGCTTCAGGTTGATAGGAACACTTGTGCCACAGTGGTTGTCACCCAAGAAGAGGCCAAGAAGACGTTGCTCAAATTAAGGGAAACATGAAGCCCATGTTGATACCCGATTGTTTTCTTAAGCCTTggtgacagaaaaaaaaataaaaaatccatgCTCAACATGCTAGCTTCAGGTTGATAGCAACACTTATGACACGGTAGTTGGCACCcaaattaagagaaattaacATGAAGCATATGTTGATATATATACcccttgtttgtttgtttggccTTGGTGGTACTTGTGAGTTGCAAAAAAGTCACGAAAAAGAGACAACATACAAATATTCTACGCAGTGAGAAGAAACCAGGAAAAGTTTGTCTTGTTCTGTTCTGAAATTAGAAGTCCGAGTCAATTGCTGATTCATGTATGCCATGATCAATTAAAGCAGCAAAACTCAGCCCAAAACACACAAGACGCAGTTAAGTTCAGCACTTAGTTTGTGATATGCAGTTATAAGGTGAAGAAGTTGAAGCCAGTCACGTTGAGTTACCTAGTTATTCTTTGGCGCCATGCACCTTTTTCCTTCCCTATATATAAAACCTGTGCTAGATGCAGAGGCATCATCATAATTCATTCGCATAGCAGTGACCAATACCATGAGTCCCAACCTTTTCCATGATGTGAATCTCAATTACGTGAAAATGGGTTACCATTATTAATTACCTCAATGGAACCTTCAACGAATCCTCCCTCGACTTTCAGCGCTATGGCCTTGGAGAAGAGACTTATCTCCCCCAACCCCTTCCATGGCTGCGAAGGTTATGTTCGGCGCACTCGATGACGTTTTTGCCAACACCAAGGTCAAGCCAAAGGACATTAAGATCGCCCTTGTGAATTGCAGCTTGTTCGATCCCACCCCTTCCCTCACTGCTATGATTGTCAACGGGtacttttagatattttttagcATGTGAGTTTGAGTATGATATTATATGTATTTGTAACATGTTATTTTGGTTACAGTCATCTTATAAAGATAAATTTAGTCCGATTTGTAGCATTTCATTTGATTGATTGTATAATTTGCTGGCAACGCaagtcttatttttattaatattattatacatggTTGGCTAAAAtagatacaaatatatatatatatatatatatatatatatatatatatatatatatgtggtcATTACTTATTAAGAATGGATAAAGATTTTTAGGACATTATAATGAAAAAGTATCAAGAAATCTAGTTGGTTTAAGTATGAGTTGTTATAAACTTATTCGTACTACTCGAGTTCATGAAAAGTTTCAAGTTATATGCAAAATTTTCTTCCTAACATTTCATCATTAGAGAAGGATAGAGAGAAATTATGCATAAAAACATAGAAGATCAAATAACTCAACTGTTTCTTCTTCAAACTTACCTCAATTGATACAGAAACGCTTCGGCTTCAGTCTTGTGTTACTGATgattttatacaaaagtttATGTTATGATATTTATCATTATCTAGTTTGATGATCTCTTTAGTTTCTAGCAGGTACAAGATGGGGGGTGACGTGAGAACCTTCAACTTGGGGGGCATGGGTTGCAGAGCCATTGATCTTGCAAAGGACATGCTTCAGCTTCACGGGAACAGCAGAGCCATGCTGATACCAAATTGTCATGATAAGCACCATGATTCCTGATGTTTTTTCCTCAATAGCCTTCACGAATGGCTGTTGCCTAATCTAAATAATACAGTTGGATTGCATTGCTgatgttttttcttcaatagcCTTCACGAATGACATTTGTGCTTGCTGTCACATTGGATTGCATTTAGTTTTGTGTTAAACAATTAGCCTCTGGACATCAGCAAGCTTTCCATCAGATTAAATACGCAAAGTCGAAAGGAAATTTTTAGCTTCCAGGATTTCGGCTCTCGGAAGTTTAACATAAAGCATCAAAAATGGATTATGGTTGGTTCTATACAAAGGATGGACTTGTGAAATTGTATTGCCATGGATTCATAGGGCTGTGAGCAACGGTTCTCATTGCAGATAGGAAATAATGGTTATGCAGATAACATTGATTCTTGTACTATTATGCTGAACACTGGGGCATTTTTCTGGGTCTCATGATTTTGTTTGCTCGAAAGCATTCAATCACAATTATGTAGAATCGGATTGCTTAGTTGTAATCATCCTTGCAAAGGTCGATAAAACAAATCAGCTGAACAGAGCTTTAAACATACACTGCCTTAAGGATGTCCAAGGTTCTCCAGATCTCCAGATCAGAAATGAAACCCTTTCGTTGTGTCTATTTTTCTCACCAATCTACACAATTTCATAGATCCGATTCTTTCAGAACATTGAGCGCGAAAATCGTGTTTTATCTTTCACATATCTCAGAAAGATACATTACTATCTGTAattttatggtaaatttcaGTGAGGGTTTTGATTTATGttgcttattatttattttggttgtgTTGACCAGAATAAAATTACTCATCATtagtgaattaaaataattttccacATCCAGCGTACAATTAAAAACCTGTAGAAACTCGATACTCCAATTACTGATTATCATTTCACTAAATCAACTATAAACAACCAGATATATTGGTCAAAAACAAGAACCACGGTAACACGAAACCATAAAGAAACTCGAACTCAAACCACAACAACTAAAAATACGGGGCATAATCATAAACCCTAATTGACGACATCAAGCCTTAGTTTCTCCAGCCTCCAtcaccaccatcaccaccacGAGAGTAACCACGGTCTCTGCCACCGCCataaccaccaccaccaccaccaccatagCCACCGCCATAACCACCGTCACGGCTACGGTATCCACCACCGCCACCGCCACCGCCACTACGACCACCATATCCACCGCCACCACGATTgtatcctcctcctcctccgccgccgccgccgccgccaccgCGGGACTGAGCTTCATTGACAGTGATATTACGGCCGTCCAAGTTCTGTCCATTCATCGCTCCGATCGCATCTTTCATGGACTGCTCCGAGGCGAAGGTCACAAATCCAAAACCCCTGGATCTGCCAGTCTCACGATCGTTGATAATCTGAACATAAGACAGTAAAACAATTATCAGATCTAAAGCAAAACAGCACGAAAAAACAAAACCAGAACCGAATAGAAGCCGATCGATCTTCGCCTTTGGTGAAAGGAAGAAGATGAACGTACCTATTGGCGTGAGTAATAAAAGAATCATATAGTAACACAAGTATCATAAGATCAAGTAACGCAAACAGATCAGAGATCACAGATCAGAACGGGATCGAGAAAATTCCGAATCCGAATCGTGTGAGATCAGATGTGATGCCTGCAACAAACAGACCTTCGTTTCAACGATTTCGCCGTACTGAGAGAAGGCTCTCTCGAGGGCATGGTCGTCAGTGGCCCAAGCGAGCCCACCGACAAAGCAACGGTACTCAACATCTGCAGAAGCCATCGGAAAATGAATAAAACCCTAGAAAATTGGGACTAAGAGGGGTAAGACTGGCACGAAGAATATACATACCCCAAGCGATTGTTTTATAGCTGGTGAACTTTTAACCAGGGTTACGGCGCGCGTGTTGGACCTAGACTAGGGTTAAAGCTAAATGAATCATGGTTCAAAATTAGGTCATTGTAAATGTTGGGCTCAAATTTGGACCCATGTGAAATATATGTTTAGGCCCAAATTTGATAGTGTTACTCAATTTTTAACACAGAACTAGTTATACTATGAATCACATCGAGACTTTTGTAGGAAAAAATACCATACTATCatggttaaaataattttttttaaaaaaataagaaacacaaacaaaattcaaattataaataaaaaaattaaatattattatattaataaataaaaaaacatatgtaacgtttaatatgaaatgatattttattgatgATAGATGACAATAATattgaactaaaataatttttttaaaagataaaatataagagATAGATTTCTTGCAGGATTATTCAAATCTATAAAATACgataacaattaataaatataaatccaTCTTTTTAGATATAAACTTATTCTGCCTtcttcaaaaaattcaattaataaatataaatccaTCTTTTTAGATATAAACTTATTCTGCcttcttcaaaaaaattatgagtgaCTCTTCCAAttgtcatgtttattttatgtgtTAGATATTTAtgttatgtaataatttttttgaaataaaattaaatgatagatAATAAGATAAtagtaaatttaataaaaaaatataatatatcattttgatatttattaaaaCTATGTTATTCGTTTGTTTAATGTAACAAAGagcattatttttaatgaaactaGTTGCATACTTTTTTTCCTAACATAAAAGGATccaatttaatttttggaattttccCATGCGCACCAGCCATTTTTCTTCTACACCCAACAATGAGagaaaattccaaaaaatatattttacgaattaatttaaaattaatggtttaTATCGTCACCAACTGAACTAATgggtcaattatgttataaaataattaatatcgttatatataacactaaaatttctaatgtatatttaatgcacatctaaacttacataataaattttattataattaatttgaatctaataattaattttttgccatatataaattttattaaacatgtgatatttatttaaaatttatatatttaacaaaatacattattagatcaaaattaaaattaattataataagactaaaaacaaaaatctacttaatgtaataattataaaaaactataattaaatttattaaaaaactttaaaaatattttttagggaATATGGATTGCGAATTCATATGAATCATATGGATTACTActccatataaattatatagatTACGAATCTTGTATGTTTATTaacaaagaataattttaaaaaatttgaaaaaatattaagtgtAGACCTGGTTACCAATTGCCTTTTTGTACCTTTTCCGGTTGATGGCCTgttgtaattgttgttgtttgaTGATCTCTATgactttattttgatttataagggaaatttctgccaaaaaaattctaaatattttattcaaagtttctttttaaatgacaaaggacaaaacaacaaattatcgtttcagaatttctatcagaaaatttgatttgattttatttaattttttttatatttcaatttcaatgttttaagaatttatttgtaaattgtaaatttcattttatacatTTTGAATTCATTATAGAATTTCTCTTATAATAAtttccatttttaataaaacaaatatctttattatcataaaaaaaattacatattatgTATATTACAAAGGTACAAGAAGATATTGTCCTCTCCTCAAACAAGAAGATATTGTCAGATAAGTAAATATCATGTCAGAATCTCATTTATAACTTTCTAGCCAAAATAACTACTTTTTTGTAAAGCTTGCCAAATGTAATTTGAGAGTTAAATTGTCCATGAAGTGCAAAGAGTTTAACAATCTCCCGTCTACAAAACTATGATCAAATTtgcaacataattaattaaaatgttttaaaaaaagaaaatatttaatcaagTTGCAAGTATCTAGCTTATCGAAACCTGTAAGCAAAGGCCATGATtagtacaattaaaatattttccaaataaaaatcTGTTGAAATGTGACAGTAGTACTCTAATTTCTGGCCATCATTTCATTTAATCGATTGTACACAacaatatatacatacataggaaaaaaaaaaaaaacgtaaacAGGAACCCTAAACCAAGACAAATTACCAAATCATAACACCtaaaattacacaaaacataaacataacCATAAACATTAATCTATAACTTTAAGCCCTAATTTCTCAAGCTTTCACCACCACAACCATCACGGGAATAGCATGATCCACTGTTACTATAAGGTCCGTAACAATAGTCTTTTTCACCACCAAAACCACCACCATTACAGTTATATCCACGCTTCCGACGACCACGGTATCCTCCACCGTCAccacctatccacc harbors:
- the GRP gene encoding glycine-rich RNA-binding protein, with translation MASADVEYRCFVGGLAWATDDHALERAFSQYGEIVETKIINDRETGRSRGFGFVTFASEQSMKDAIGAMNGQNLDGRNITVNEAQSRGGGGGGGGGGGGYNRGGGGYGGRSGGGGGGGGYRSRDGGYGGGYGGGGGGGYGGGRDRGYSRGGDGGDGGWRN
- the LOC100785292 gene encoding protein RADIALIS-like 4, yielding MASSSLSKQKASDSSWTPKQNKLFEKALAKYDKDTPDRWQNVAKAVGGKSADEVKRHYEILLEDLRHIESGHVPLPKYKSTGSSTNVEEEERLLKYLKLN